One Glycine max cultivar Williams 82 chromosome 4, Glycine_max_v4.0, whole genome shotgun sequence DNA segment encodes these proteins:
- the LOC100801879 gene encoding LOW QUALITY PROTEIN: probable cyclic nucleotide-gated ion channel 14 (The sequence of the model RefSeq protein was modified relative to this genomic sequence to represent the inferred CDS: inserted 5 bases in 3 codons; deleted 1 base in 1 codon; substituted 1 base at 1 genomic stop codon) produces the protein MELKNEKLVWFSNDGKHTLEPLWEKIDAHKHHEKAFQVYPEFKISNGEKNRMSIKIASLGKLKVFPENHEPRKKRILDPGSDVILEWNRAFLFSCILALFVVHSFSTSPQXQMTAKSSCMATDLNLEIVVTCFRTFADVFYLLNMAIKFRTAYVSPNSRVFARGELAMDPRLIARRYLRSEFFLDLVATLPLPQIVIWFIMPAIRSSHADHTNNALVLIVLLQYVPRLYMIFPLRSQIIKATGVVTKTAWTGAAYNXLLYMLASHVLGASWYLLSIERHATCRKSECRNESLPVKCALKYLDCSTLNHDDRTKWVNTTSVFGNCNPENSINFNYGIFGNAVENNVVSSVFKEKYLYCLWWGLQNLSSYGQSLTTSTFVWETAFAILXAILGLVLFAHLIGNMQTYLQSITVRLEEWRLKRRDTEEWMSHRQLPQNLRERVRRFVQYKWLATRGVDEETILRGLPTDLRRDIQCHLCLDLVRRVPFFSQMDDQLLDAICERLVSSLSTQGTYIVREGDPVTEMHFIIRGKLESSTTNGGRTGFFNSITLRPGDFCGEELLAWALLPISTLNLPSSTRTVXALVEVEAFALRAEDLKFVANQFRRLHNKKLQHTFRFYSYHWRTWAACFIQGAWRRFKKRMLAKSLSLRECQSFNHDEEVGDEMEHGEQEHSAVTSNTAQVKQNLGVTILASRFAANTRRGVQKIKDVELPKFQKPEEPDFSVEPYDD, from the exons ATGGAGCTAAAAAATGAGAAGCTAGTCTG GTTCTCCAATGATGGAAAACACACTCTTGAACCTCTTTGGGAGAAGATAGACGCTCACAAACACCATGAGAAGGCATTCCAAGTCTACccagaatttaaaattagtaaTGGTGAAAAGAACAGAATGAGTATCAAAATTGCCTCGCTTGGAAAGTTGAAGGTTTTCCCAGAAAATCACGAGCCACGGAAGAAGAGAATTCTTGATCCTGGAAGTGATGTTATTTTGGAGTGGAACCGGGCTTTCCTGTTTTCTTGCATTCTAGCACTGTTTGTTGTCCACTCTTTTTCTACCTCCCCTCAGTAGCAAATGACGGCAAAGTCATCGTGTATGGCTACTGATTTGAATTTAGAAATTGTT GTGACATGTTTCCGAACGTTTGCTGATGTTTTCTATCTGCTCAACATGGCCATCAAGTTCAGGACGGCCTATGTGTCACCGAATTCAAGGGTTTTTGCTAGGGGTGAGCTTGCTATGGATCCTAGGCTGATTGCAAGGCGGTATTTGAGATCAGAGTTCTTCCTAGATCTTGTTGCTACACTGCCTCTTCCCCAG ATTGTGATTTGGTTTATTATGCCAGCAATTAGAAGCTCCCATGCTGATCATACCAACAATGCACTTGTACTAATTGTTCTGCTTCAATATGTCCCCAGATTATATATGATTTTCCCATTAAGATCTCAGATTATTAAAGCCACTGGTGTGGTTACAAAGACAGCTTGGACTGGAGCTGCTTACAA TCTACTATACATGTTAGCTAGTCAT GTCTTGGGTGCATCCTGGTACTTGTTATCAATTGAAAGGCATGCTACTTGCCGGAAATCTGAATGCAGAAATGAAAGCCTCCCTGTGAAATGTGCTCTTAAGTACTTAGATTGCAGTACTTTAAACCATGATGATCGCACGAAGTGGGTAAACACTACTTCTGTGTTTGGTAACTGCAATCCAGAAAATAGCATCAATTTCAACTATGGAATATTTGGAAATGCAGTGGAAAATAATGTTGTGTCCTCTGTGTTTAAAGAGAAGTATCTCTATTGTCTGTGGTGGGGCTTGCAGAACTTAAG tTCCTATGGCCAGAGTTTGACAACAAGCACGTTCGTTTGGGAAACTGCATTTGCAATACT AGCTATTCTGGGTCTTGTTCTGTTTGCCCACTTAATTGGTAACATGCAG ACCTATTTGCAATCCATTACTGTGAGGCTTGAAGAGTGGAGGCTCAAGCGACGTGACACTGAAGAGTGGATGAGCCATCGCCAGCTCCCACAAAATCTCAGAGAGCGAGTCCGAAGATTTGTTCAGTACAAGTGGCTTGCAACTCGTGGGGTTGATGAAGAAACAATCCTACGTGGCCTTCCTACTGACCTACGTAGAGATATCCAATGCCACCTTTGCCTGGACCTCGTTCGACGT GTTCCCTTTTTCtcacaaatggatgatcaacTACTGGATGCCATATGTGAGAGATTGGTATCATCCTTGAGTACTCAAGGCACATACATAGTGAGAGAAGGAGACCCGGTTACAGAGATGCATTTTATCATCAGAGGGAAACTTGAAAGCTCAACCACAAATGGAGGCAGAACTGGTTTCTTCAACTCCATTACCTTGAGGCCTGGTGATTTCTGTGGAGAAGAGCTACTTGCTTGGGCATTGCTTCCAATATCCACTCTCAACTTGCCTTCGTCTACAAGAACTG AAGCCCTTGTGGAAGTGGAAGCCTTTGCACTAAGAGCAGAAGATCTTAAATTTGTGGCCAACCAGTTCCGACGTCTCCACAACAAGAAGTTACAGCACACTTTCCGTTTCTACTCTTACCATTGGAGGACATGGGCAGCGTGCTTCATTCAAGGGGCATGGCGCCGGTTCAAGAAGAGAATGTTGGCAAAGAGCCTTAGCTTGAGGGAATGCCAGTCCTTCAATCACGATGAAGAAGTCGGGGATGAAATGGAGCATGGGGAACAAGAGCACAGTGCAGTGACTTCAAACACTGCACAAGTGaaacagaatctaggtgtcacTATACTGGCTTCAAGATTTGCTGCAAACACAAGGAGAGGGGTTCAGAAGATCAAGGATGTAGAGTTGCCCAAGTTTCAAAAGCCAGAAGAGCCAGACTTTTCAGTAGAGCCTTATGATGATTGA
- the LOC100790397 gene encoding probable xyloglucan glycosyltransferase 5 yields the protein MAPRLYFSNWWTKDTLKGTPVVVKMENPTFSVVEINGADAAFRPVEKSRGKNAKQVTWVLLLRAHRAVGCVTWLATVLWALLGAIKKRLIHGQGVSVESESDKLEKGKLLFRVIRVFLVTSLAVLAFEVVAYLQGWHFGNPTLHIPRTSDLEGLLHLAYVAWLTFRAEYIAPPIQALSKFCVVLFLIQSVDRMLLCLGCFWIKYRKVKPRIEGDPFKSDDVEGSASNYPMVLVQIPMCNEREVYDQSISAVCGIDWPRDRLLIQVLDDSDDESIQWLIKAEVSKWSQKGINIIYRHRLVRTGYKAGNLNSAMSCDYVKDYEFVAIFDADFQPNPDFLKQTVPHFKDNPELGLVQARWSFVNKDENLLTRLQNINLCFHFEVEQQVNGVFLNFFGFNGTAGVWRIKALEESGGWLERTTVEDMDIAVRAHLNGWKFIFLNDVKVPCEVPESYEAYRKQQHRWHSGPMQLFRLSLPAIVRSKVSPWKKANLILLFFLLRKLILPFYSFTLFCIILPLTMFVPEAELPLWVICYVPVFMSLLNILPSPKSFPFIVPYLLFENTMSVTKFNAMVSGLFQLGSSYEWVVTKKAGRSSESDLLAAAEREAKSIEQKIHRGASDSELIESNQLKEHKEAAPAKVKKSNKIYTKELTLAFLLLTASVRSLLSAQGVHFYFLLFQGVTFLLVGLDLIGEQMS from the exons ATGGCTCCAAGGTTGTACTTTTCCAATTGGTGGACCAAGGATACACTGAAGGGAACACCAGTGGTGGTGAAAATGGAGAACCCCACTTTCTCTGTTGTGGAGATCAATGGTGCTGATGCTGCATTCAGGCCAGTGGAGAAAAGCCGCGGCAAGAATGCCAAACAAGTCACGTGGGTGTTGCTTCTCAGGGCTCACCGTGCTGTTGGCTGTGTCACTTGGCTTGCCACTGTTCTTTGGGCGTTGCTCGGAGCCATTAAGAAGAGGTTGATTCATGGACAAGGTGTGTCTGTGGAGAGTGAGAGTGACAAGTTGGAAAAGGGCAAGTTGCTGTTTAGAGTCATTAGAGTGTTCCTTGTGACTTCCTTGGCGGTTTTGGCCTTTGAGGTTGTTGCTTACCTTCAAGGTTGGCATTTTGGAAACCCCACTTTGCACATTCCTCGTACCTCTGATTTGGAGGGCCTGCTCCACTTGGCTTATGTTGCTTGGCTAACGTTTCGTGCCGAGTACATTGCTCCTCCTATACAGGCACTTTCCAAgttttgtgttgttttgtttcttatccAGTCTGTGGATCGCATGCTCCTTTGCTTGGGGTGCTTTTGGATCAAATACAGGAAGGTTAAGCCAAGGATTGAAGGGGATCCGTTCAAGAGTGATGATGTTGAAGGATCTGCAAGCAATTATCCCATGGTTCTGGTTCAAATTCCAATGTGCAATGAGAGGGAG GTGTATGATCAATCCATTTCTGCAGTCTGTGGCATTGATTGGCCAAGGGATCGTTTACTGATTCAAGTACttgatgattctgatgatgagaGCATACAGTGGTTAATTAAAGCAGAGGTCTCTAAATGGAGCCAAAAGGGTATCAATATAATCTATAGGCATCGCTTAGTCAGGACTGGATATAAAGCAGGAAATCTTAACTCTGCAATGAGCTGTGACTATGTGAAAGACTATGAGTTTGTGGCAATTTTCGATGCAGACTTTCAACCAAATCCTGATTTTCTTAAGCAAACTGTGCCACATTTCAAG GACAATCCCGAACTAGGTTTGGTCCAAGCAAGGTGGTCTTTTGTGAACAAGGATGAGAATTTGTTGACTCGTCTCCAAAACATTAACTTATGCTTCCATTTTGAGGTAGAGCAGCAGGTCAATGGGgtatttctcaatttttttggtttcaatGGAACTGCTGGTGTTTGGAGAATCAAGGCCCTGGAAGAGTCCGGGGGATGGTTAGAGAGGACAACTGTAGAAGATATGGACATTGCTGTCCGAGCTCATCTGAATGGTTGGAAATTTATCTTCCTAAATGATGTAAAG GTACCTTGTGAAGTTCCTGAGTCGTATGAAGCTTATAGGAAGCAGCAACACCGCTGGCATTCAGGTCCTATGCAACTTTTTAGGTTGTCTCTTCCAGCAATTGTGAGATCTAAG GTGTCTCCATGGAAGAAAGCAAACTTAATACTGCTATTTTTTCTGTTGAGGAAACTGATCCTTCCCTTTTACTCCTTCACCTTATTTTGCATAATTCTTCCTCTAACCATGTTTGTACCAGAGGCAGAGCTTCCTTTGTGGGTGATCTGCTATGTGCCTGTATTTATGTCACTCCTTAATATTCTTCCTTCTCCAAAATCCTTTCCTTTCATTGTTCCCTACCTCCTTTTCGAAAACACCATGTCCGTCACCAAATTCAATGCAATGGTCTCTGGTCTCTTCCAATTGGGCAGCTCTTATGAATGGGTTGTCACCAAGAAAGCTGGCAGGTCATCAGAGTCTGATTTACTGGCTGCTGCAGAAAGGGAAGCCAAGTCAATAGAACAAAAGATTCATAGAGGAGCTTCTGATAGTGAGCTTATTGAGTCAAACCAATTGAAGGAACACAAAGAAGCAGCTCCTGCAAAAGTTAAGAAATCTAATAAGATATATACAAAAGAGCTGACTTTGGCATTCCTCCTTCTCACCGCTTCTGTCAGGAGTCTGTTATCTGCACAAGGAGTTCACTTCTACTTTCTACTTTTCCAAGGGGTGACCTTCCTCCTTGTGGGGCTTGATTTGATTGGAGAGCAGATGAGCTAG
- the LOC100802409 gene encoding UDP-galactose/UDP-glucose transporter 7, translated as MWVALSVILTAAGVLIAALGDFFSWPLFPFFFQTMYLVLVEKSGAEDGLSSLEIMFYNSFLSLPFFMFLIIATGELPNSLSVLFAKTLVFFLLGGVQVHALNVSGLVINTAGGVWYSFAKYQKRKSKAVKLVTEAEAHCK; from the exons ATGTGG GTTGCTCTTTCAGTGATATTGACTGCTGCCGGAGTTCTCATTGCTGCCCTTGGAGATTTTTTCTCATGGCCTTTGTTTCCGTTTTTTTTCCAG ACCATGTACCTTGTGCTGGTGGAAAAATCTGGTGCTGAGGACGGACTTTCATCCCTGGAAATCATGTTCTATAACAGCTTTTtatctcttccattttttatgtttctcaTCATAGCCACTGGGGAACTCCCAAATTCTTTATCTGTATTATTTGCAAAG ACCCTTGTTTTCTTCTTACTGGGTGGTGTTCAAGTCCATGCTTTGAATGTGTCTGGATTGGTTATCAATACAGCTGGTGGTGTGTGGTATTCATTTGCTAAATATCAGAAGAGAAAAAGTAAGGCGGTGAAGCTAGTAACAGAAGCGGAGGCTCATTGTAAATAG